In one window of Bombus fervidus isolate BK054 chromosome 4, iyBomFerv1, whole genome shotgun sequence DNA:
- the Inos gene encoding inositol-3-phosphate synthase isoform X5, whose translation MLVGWGGNNGTTITAALLANKLRLTWERKNGIQKANCFYLNFRYGSLTQASTIRLGKGNKEEVYVPMSWMLPMVNPDDIEIDGWDISNMNLADAMQRAEVLDINLQKQLVPHMMHMKPRKSIYYPDFIASNQEKRANNIIYGTKFEQLEQLRKDIAEFKTTKNLDQVIILWTANTERFSEIIPGVNDTAENLLNAINKGHSEISPSTVFAVAAALEGCTYINGSPQNTFVPGAMELAEQHKTFISGDDFKSGQTKLKSVLVDFLVSAGIKPVSIVSYNHLGNNDGYNLSAPQQFRSKEISKSNVVDDMVQSNKILYQPGEKPDHCVVIKYVPYVGLLFNSLLGDSKRAMDEYTSEILLGGHNTIVIHNTCEDSLLASPIILDLVLLAEICSRITFKVANTKDEFTGFHSVLSILSYLCKAPLVPQGTPIVNALFRQRSAIENILRACLALPPENNILLEHKVNFKNQV comes from the exons ATGTTGGTAGGATGGGGTGGAAATAATGGTACCACTATTACCGCAGCATTATTAGCAAATAAACTTAGGTTGACATGGGAAAGAAAGAATGGCATTCAAAAAGCAAATTG cttttatttaaattttaggtATGGTTCCTTAACTCAAGCATCTACTATCAGATTAGGCAAAGGAAACAAAGAAGAGGTATATGTTCCCATGTCTTGGATGCTTCCAATGGTAAATCCAGATGATATTGAAATTGATGGTTGGgatatttcaaatatgaaCTTAGCTGATGCTATGCAACGTGCGGAAGTTTTGgacattaatttacaaaagcAATTAGTACCACACATGATGCATATGAAACCAAGAAAAAGCATATATTATCCTGACTTTATTGCATCTAATCAG gAAAAAAGAGcaaataacattatttatgGTACAAAATTCGAACAATTGGAACAACTTAGAAAAGACATTGCAGAATTTAAAACTACAAAGAATTTGGATCAAGTGATTATATTATGGACTGCTAACACAGAACGATTTTCAGAGATAATTCCAGGTGTAAATGATACagcagaaaatttattaaatgctATTAACAAAGGTCATTCAGAAATTAGTCCAAGTACAGTGTTTGCTGTTGCAGCTGCTTTGGAAGGA tgtacatatataaatggaTCACCTCAAAATACTTTCGTACCAGGAGCAATGGAATTAGCAGAGCAACATAAAACATTCATTAGTGGCGATGATTTTAAATCTGGGCAAACAAAATTAAAGTCTGTACTTGTAGATTTTCTAGTCTCAGCTGGTATTAAGCCAGTATCAATTGTTAGTTATAACCATCTTGGAAATAATGATGGTTATAATTTATCTGCTCCTCAACAATTTCGCTCAAAAGAG ATTTCAAAAAGCAATGTTGTAGATGATATGGtacaatcaaataaaattctttaccAACCTGGAGAAAAACCAGATCATTGTGTTGTTATTAAATACGTTCCATATGTCg GattgttatttaattctttattaggTGATAGTAAACGAGCGATGGATGAATATACATCAGAAATATTACTTGGAGGACACAATACGAttgtaatacataatacatgtGAAGATTCTTTATTGGCTAGCCCAATTATTTTGGATCTGGTTCTTTTAGCAGAAATTTGTTCACGTATTACATTCAAAGTAGCTAATACCAAAGATGAGTTCACTGGATTTCACAGTGTACTTTCCATACTTTCATATCTTTGCAAAGCACCATTAGTTCCTCAAGGAACACCAATTGTAAATGCATTGTTCAGACAACGATCAGCAATCGAAAATATCTTAAGAGCCTGTCTTGCGTTACCTcccgaaaataatattttacttgaaCACAAAGTTAATTTCAAAAACCAAGTATGA
- the Inos gene encoding inositol-3-phosphate synthase isoform X4: MALKIRVESPKVKYTEDYIEAQYEYQTTNVTEDNSGNYTVTPVTTNLLIRTQLKVPKLGLMLVGWGGNNGTTITAALLANKLRLTWERKNGIQKANWYGSLTQASTIRLGKGNKEEVYVPMSWMLPMVNPDDIEIDGWDISNMNLADAMQRAEVLDINLQKQLVPHMMHMKPRKSIYYPDFIASNQEKRANNIIYGTKFEQLEQLRKDIAEFKTTKNLDQVIILWTANTERFSEIIPGVNDTAENLLNAINKGHSEISPSTVFAVAAALEGCTYINGSPQNTFVPGAMELAEQHKTFISGDDFKSGQTKLKSVLVDFLVSAGIKPVSIVSYNHLGNNDGYNLSAPQQFRSKEISKSNVVDDMVQSNKILYQPGEKPDHCVVIKYVPYVGDSKRAMDEYTSEILLGGHNTIVIHNTCEDSLLASPIILDLVLLAEICSRITFKVANTKDEFTGFHSVLSILSYLCKAPLVPQGTPIVNALFRQRSAIENILRACLALPPENNILLEHKVNFKNQV; encoded by the exons ATGGCTTTGAAAATTCGCGTTGAATCGCCGAAGGTGAAATACACAGAAGATTATATCGAAGCACAGTACGAGTATCAAACAACGAATGTTACGGAAGACAACAGTGGAAATTATACG GTAACACCTGTAACAACAAACCTATTAATTAGAACACAACTGAAAGTTCCAAAACTTGGATTAATGTTGGTAGGATGGGGTGGAAATAATGGTACCACTATTACCGCAGCATTATTAGCAAATAAACTTAGGTTGACATGGGAAAGAAAGAATGGCATTCAAAAAGCAAATTG gtATGGTTCCTTAACTCAAGCATCTACTATCAGATTAGGCAAAGGAAACAAAGAAGAGGTATATGTTCCCATGTCTTGGATGCTTCCAATGGTAAATCCAGATGATATTGAAATTGATGGTTGGgatatttcaaatatgaaCTTAGCTGATGCTATGCAACGTGCGGAAGTTTTGgacattaatttacaaaagcAATTAGTACCACACATGATGCATATGAAACCAAGAAAAAGCATATATTATCCTGACTTTATTGCATCTAATCAG gAAAAAAGAGcaaataacattatttatgGTACAAAATTCGAACAATTGGAACAACTTAGAAAAGACATTGCAGAATTTAAAACTACAAAGAATTTGGATCAAGTGATTATATTATGGACTGCTAACACAGAACGATTTTCAGAGATAATTCCAGGTGTAAATGATACagcagaaaatttattaaatgctATTAACAAAGGTCATTCAGAAATTAGTCCAAGTACAGTGTTTGCTGTTGCAGCTGCTTTGGAAGGA tgtacatatataaatggaTCACCTCAAAATACTTTCGTACCAGGAGCAATGGAATTAGCAGAGCAACATAAAACATTCATTAGTGGCGATGATTTTAAATCTGGGCAAACAAAATTAAAGTCTGTACTTGTAGATTTTCTAGTCTCAGCTGGTATTAAGCCAGTATCAATTGTTAGTTATAACCATCTTGGAAATAATGATGGTTATAATTTATCTGCTCCTCAACAATTTCGCTCAAAAGAG ATTTCAAAAAGCAATGTTGTAGATGATATGGtacaatcaaataaaattctttaccAACCTGGAGAAAAACCAGATCATTGTGTTGTTATTAAATACGTTCCATATGTCg gTGATAGTAAACGAGCGATGGATGAATATACATCAGAAATATTACTTGGAGGACACAATACGAttgtaatacataatacatgtGAAGATTCTTTATTGGCTAGCCCAATTATTTTGGATCTGGTTCTTTTAGCAGAAATTTGTTCACGTATTACATTCAAAGTAGCTAATACCAAAGATGAGTTCACTGGATTTCACAGTGTACTTTCCATACTTTCATATCTTTGCAAAGCACCATTAGTTCCTCAAGGAACACCAATTGTAAATGCATTGTTCAGACAACGATCAGCAATCGAAAATATCTTAAGAGCCTGTCTTGCGTTACCTcccgaaaataatattttacttgaaCACAAAGTTAATTTCAAAAACCAAGTATGA
- the Inos gene encoding inositol-3-phosphate synthase isoform X2 gives MALKIRVESPKVKYTEDYIEAQYEYQTTNVTEDNSGNYTVTPVTTNLLIRTQLKVPKLGLMLVGWGGNNGTTITAALLANKLRLTWERKNGIQKANWYGSLTQASTIRLGKGNKEEVYVPMSWMLPMVNPDDIEIDGWDISNMNLADAMQRAEVLDINLQKQLVPHMMHMKPRKSIYYPDFIASNQEKRANNIIYGTKFEQLEQLRKDIAEFKTTKNLDQVIILWTANTERFSEIIPGVNDTAENLLNAINKGHSEISPSTVFAVAAALEGCTYINGSPQNTFVPGAMELAEQHKTFISGDDFKSGQTKLKSVLVDFLVSAGIKPVSIVSYNHLGNNDGYNLSAPQQFRSKEISKSNVVDDMVQSNKILYQPGEKPDHCVVIKYVPYVGLLFNSLLGDSKRAMDEYTSEILLGGHNTIVIHNTCEDSLLASPIILDLVLLAEICSRITFKVANTKDEFTGFHSVLSILSYLCKAPLVPQGTPIVNALFRQRSAIENILRACLALPPENNILLEHKVNFKNQV, from the exons ATGGCTTTGAAAATTCGCGTTGAATCGCCGAAGGTGAAATACACAGAAGATTATATCGAAGCACAGTACGAGTATCAAACAACGAATGTTACGGAAGACAACAGTGGAAATTATACG GTAACACCTGTAACAACAAACCTATTAATTAGAACACAACTGAAAGTTCCAAAACTTGGATTAATGTTGGTAGGATGGGGTGGAAATAATGGTACCACTATTACCGCAGCATTATTAGCAAATAAACTTAGGTTGACATGGGAAAGAAAGAATGGCATTCAAAAAGCAAATTG gtATGGTTCCTTAACTCAAGCATCTACTATCAGATTAGGCAAAGGAAACAAAGAAGAGGTATATGTTCCCATGTCTTGGATGCTTCCAATGGTAAATCCAGATGATATTGAAATTGATGGTTGGgatatttcaaatatgaaCTTAGCTGATGCTATGCAACGTGCGGAAGTTTTGgacattaatttacaaaagcAATTAGTACCACACATGATGCATATGAAACCAAGAAAAAGCATATATTATCCTGACTTTATTGCATCTAATCAG gAAAAAAGAGcaaataacattatttatgGTACAAAATTCGAACAATTGGAACAACTTAGAAAAGACATTGCAGAATTTAAAACTACAAAGAATTTGGATCAAGTGATTATATTATGGACTGCTAACACAGAACGATTTTCAGAGATAATTCCAGGTGTAAATGATACagcagaaaatttattaaatgctATTAACAAAGGTCATTCAGAAATTAGTCCAAGTACAGTGTTTGCTGTTGCAGCTGCTTTGGAAGGA tgtacatatataaatggaTCACCTCAAAATACTTTCGTACCAGGAGCAATGGAATTAGCAGAGCAACATAAAACATTCATTAGTGGCGATGATTTTAAATCTGGGCAAACAAAATTAAAGTCTGTACTTGTAGATTTTCTAGTCTCAGCTGGTATTAAGCCAGTATCAATTGTTAGTTATAACCATCTTGGAAATAATGATGGTTATAATTTATCTGCTCCTCAACAATTTCGCTCAAAAGAG ATTTCAAAAAGCAATGTTGTAGATGATATGGtacaatcaaataaaattctttaccAACCTGGAGAAAAACCAGATCATTGTGTTGTTATTAAATACGTTCCATATGTCg GattgttatttaattctttattaggTGATAGTAAACGAGCGATGGATGAATATACATCAGAAATATTACTTGGAGGACACAATACGAttgtaatacataatacatgtGAAGATTCTTTATTGGCTAGCCCAATTATTTTGGATCTGGTTCTTTTAGCAGAAATTTGTTCACGTATTACATTCAAAGTAGCTAATACCAAAGATGAGTTCACTGGATTTCACAGTGTACTTTCCATACTTTCATATCTTTGCAAAGCACCATTAGTTCCTCAAGGAACACCAATTGTAAATGCATTGTTCAGACAACGATCAGCAATCGAAAATATCTTAAGAGCCTGTCTTGCGTTACCTcccgaaaataatattttacttgaaCACAAAGTTAATTTCAAAAACCAAGTATGA
- the Inos gene encoding inositol-3-phosphate synthase isoform X1, protein MALKIRVESPKVKYTEDYIEAQYEYQTTNVTEDNSGNYTVTPVTTNLLIRTQLKVPKLGLMLVGWGGNNGTTITAALLANKLRLTWERKNGIQKANCFYLNFRYGSLTQASTIRLGKGNKEEVYVPMSWMLPMVNPDDIEIDGWDISNMNLADAMQRAEVLDINLQKQLVPHMMHMKPRKSIYYPDFIASNQEKRANNIIYGTKFEQLEQLRKDIAEFKTTKNLDQVIILWTANTERFSEIIPGVNDTAENLLNAINKGHSEISPSTVFAVAAALEGCTYINGSPQNTFVPGAMELAEQHKTFISGDDFKSGQTKLKSVLVDFLVSAGIKPVSIVSYNHLGNNDGYNLSAPQQFRSKEISKSNVVDDMVQSNKILYQPGEKPDHCVVIKYVPYVGLLFNSLLGDSKRAMDEYTSEILLGGHNTIVIHNTCEDSLLASPIILDLVLLAEICSRITFKVANTKDEFTGFHSVLSILSYLCKAPLVPQGTPIVNALFRQRSAIENILRACLALPPENNILLEHKVNFKNQV, encoded by the exons ATGGCTTTGAAAATTCGCGTTGAATCGCCGAAGGTGAAATACACAGAAGATTATATCGAAGCACAGTACGAGTATCAAACAACGAATGTTACGGAAGACAACAGTGGAAATTATACG GTAACACCTGTAACAACAAACCTATTAATTAGAACACAACTGAAAGTTCCAAAACTTGGATTAATGTTGGTAGGATGGGGTGGAAATAATGGTACCACTATTACCGCAGCATTATTAGCAAATAAACTTAGGTTGACATGGGAAAGAAAGAATGGCATTCAAAAAGCAAATTG cttttatttaaattttaggtATGGTTCCTTAACTCAAGCATCTACTATCAGATTAGGCAAAGGAAACAAAGAAGAGGTATATGTTCCCATGTCTTGGATGCTTCCAATGGTAAATCCAGATGATATTGAAATTGATGGTTGGgatatttcaaatatgaaCTTAGCTGATGCTATGCAACGTGCGGAAGTTTTGgacattaatttacaaaagcAATTAGTACCACACATGATGCATATGAAACCAAGAAAAAGCATATATTATCCTGACTTTATTGCATCTAATCAG gAAAAAAGAGcaaataacattatttatgGTACAAAATTCGAACAATTGGAACAACTTAGAAAAGACATTGCAGAATTTAAAACTACAAAGAATTTGGATCAAGTGATTATATTATGGACTGCTAACACAGAACGATTTTCAGAGATAATTCCAGGTGTAAATGATACagcagaaaatttattaaatgctATTAACAAAGGTCATTCAGAAATTAGTCCAAGTACAGTGTTTGCTGTTGCAGCTGCTTTGGAAGGA tgtacatatataaatggaTCACCTCAAAATACTTTCGTACCAGGAGCAATGGAATTAGCAGAGCAACATAAAACATTCATTAGTGGCGATGATTTTAAATCTGGGCAAACAAAATTAAAGTCTGTACTTGTAGATTTTCTAGTCTCAGCTGGTATTAAGCCAGTATCAATTGTTAGTTATAACCATCTTGGAAATAATGATGGTTATAATTTATCTGCTCCTCAACAATTTCGCTCAAAAGAG ATTTCAAAAAGCAATGTTGTAGATGATATGGtacaatcaaataaaattctttaccAACCTGGAGAAAAACCAGATCATTGTGTTGTTATTAAATACGTTCCATATGTCg GattgttatttaattctttattaggTGATAGTAAACGAGCGATGGATGAATATACATCAGAAATATTACTTGGAGGACACAATACGAttgtaatacataatacatgtGAAGATTCTTTATTGGCTAGCCCAATTATTTTGGATCTGGTTCTTTTAGCAGAAATTTGTTCACGTATTACATTCAAAGTAGCTAATACCAAAGATGAGTTCACTGGATTTCACAGTGTACTTTCCATACTTTCATATCTTTGCAAAGCACCATTAGTTCCTCAAGGAACACCAATTGTAAATGCATTGTTCAGACAACGATCAGCAATCGAAAATATCTTAAGAGCCTGTCTTGCGTTACCTcccgaaaataatattttacttgaaCACAAAGTTAATTTCAAAAACCAAGTATGA
- the Inos gene encoding inositol-3-phosphate synthase isoform X3 yields MALKIRVESPKVKYTEDYIEAQYEYQTTNVTEDNSGNYTVTPVTTNLLIRTQLKVPKLGLMLVGWGGNNGTTITAALLANKLRLTWERKNGIQKANCFYLNFRYGSLTQASTIRLGKGNKEEVYVPMSWMLPMVNPDDIEIDGWDISNMNLADAMQRAEVLDINLQKQLVPHMMHMKPRKSIYYPDFIASNQEKRANNIIYGTKFEQLEQLRKDIAEFKTTKNLDQVIILWTANTERFSEIIPGVNDTAENLLNAINKGHSEISPSTVFAVAAALEGCTYINGSPQNTFVPGAMELAEQHKTFISGDDFKSGQTKLKSVLVDFLVSAGIKPVSIVSYNHLGNNDGYNLSAPQQFRSKEISKSNVVDDMVQSNKILYQPGEKPDHCVVIKYVPYVGDSKRAMDEYTSEILLGGHNTIVIHNTCEDSLLASPIILDLVLLAEICSRITFKVANTKDEFTGFHSVLSILSYLCKAPLVPQGTPIVNALFRQRSAIENILRACLALPPENNILLEHKVNFKNQV; encoded by the exons ATGGCTTTGAAAATTCGCGTTGAATCGCCGAAGGTGAAATACACAGAAGATTATATCGAAGCACAGTACGAGTATCAAACAACGAATGTTACGGAAGACAACAGTGGAAATTATACG GTAACACCTGTAACAACAAACCTATTAATTAGAACACAACTGAAAGTTCCAAAACTTGGATTAATGTTGGTAGGATGGGGTGGAAATAATGGTACCACTATTACCGCAGCATTATTAGCAAATAAACTTAGGTTGACATGGGAAAGAAAGAATGGCATTCAAAAAGCAAATTG cttttatttaaattttaggtATGGTTCCTTAACTCAAGCATCTACTATCAGATTAGGCAAAGGAAACAAAGAAGAGGTATATGTTCCCATGTCTTGGATGCTTCCAATGGTAAATCCAGATGATATTGAAATTGATGGTTGGgatatttcaaatatgaaCTTAGCTGATGCTATGCAACGTGCGGAAGTTTTGgacattaatttacaaaagcAATTAGTACCACACATGATGCATATGAAACCAAGAAAAAGCATATATTATCCTGACTTTATTGCATCTAATCAG gAAAAAAGAGcaaataacattatttatgGTACAAAATTCGAACAATTGGAACAACTTAGAAAAGACATTGCAGAATTTAAAACTACAAAGAATTTGGATCAAGTGATTATATTATGGACTGCTAACACAGAACGATTTTCAGAGATAATTCCAGGTGTAAATGATACagcagaaaatttattaaatgctATTAACAAAGGTCATTCAGAAATTAGTCCAAGTACAGTGTTTGCTGTTGCAGCTGCTTTGGAAGGA tgtacatatataaatggaTCACCTCAAAATACTTTCGTACCAGGAGCAATGGAATTAGCAGAGCAACATAAAACATTCATTAGTGGCGATGATTTTAAATCTGGGCAAACAAAATTAAAGTCTGTACTTGTAGATTTTCTAGTCTCAGCTGGTATTAAGCCAGTATCAATTGTTAGTTATAACCATCTTGGAAATAATGATGGTTATAATTTATCTGCTCCTCAACAATTTCGCTCAAAAGAG ATTTCAAAAAGCAATGTTGTAGATGATATGGtacaatcaaataaaattctttaccAACCTGGAGAAAAACCAGATCATTGTGTTGTTATTAAATACGTTCCATATGTCg gTGATAGTAAACGAGCGATGGATGAATATACATCAGAAATATTACTTGGAGGACACAATACGAttgtaatacataatacatgtGAAGATTCTTTATTGGCTAGCCCAATTATTTTGGATCTGGTTCTTTTAGCAGAAATTTGTTCACGTATTACATTCAAAGTAGCTAATACCAAAGATGAGTTCACTGGATTTCACAGTGTACTTTCCATACTTTCATATCTTTGCAAAGCACCATTAGTTCCTCAAGGAACACCAATTGTAAATGCATTGTTCAGACAACGATCAGCAATCGAAAATATCTTAAGAGCCTGTCTTGCGTTACCTcccgaaaataatattttacttgaaCACAAAGTTAATTTCAAAAACCAAGTATGA